Proteins encoded in a region of the Pieris rapae chromosome 10, ilPieRapa1.1, whole genome shotgun sequence genome:
- the LOC123689522 gene encoding uncharacterized protein LOC123689522: MSRSRKILSLCLEPNDHHNTVTDDLSIVAEDTQPKDVEENCDTSNKENTYHINEPTTHIPNLQVECNRIENEDCNLQEPESTGEETDDSVKDRDYKLSSKKRSKNLVVSRQRSSSTSSTNSSSSSSSSSSSSSSSSSSSDTPSSNRNSPTSTSVLLSLNKQTNQDNNECLPSTSKEINLNSIHSPIPNETVVQGNFNTRKRRRGEAQWKQNITKVLRNSGLPYQTKSGRNISKKQMKPSCGEGCRLKCSYFLTDEIRIQIFDSYWALKDLEKQRLFIHKHIQQIEIKFRSTKAQKNRKINYAFYFEVEGSLKRVCKTMFKNTLDINDRTIRTVTEKSTGGFLKEDERGKHGKHYTVGDTIKNDIRNHIKRIPKIESHYLRAQTTREYIDGGKTISDLHRDYVNECKQDGRNFGNYVMYSRIFNGEFNLGFFVPKKDRCELCVAYENAVPESKLLLKKKYDEHLVDKVLSREEKKRDKIALKENKNLIVSVYDLQAVLQVPRGDVSVFYYKSKLNNMNFTISKLKAEESGKKKKRQQTEDDSYNGDTIVNNSITDCYFWHEGQGNRGSDEIGSCLLKYIEKELHDYEGDQLADIVFYSDNCCGQNKNKFIVGLYMYAILKFSNLNSITHKFLIAGHTQNEGDAIHSVIEKQIKRSLKTGPIYVPSQYVQIIKEAKKTGEPLRVNELSHTDFINLKRLVSDLGITTLNKLKISEVKMMMITKAAPNILKYKTSYTDIEWSETNLLSRNKKIIVPDLKQVYAAKIEIKERKKNDLMTLLLNNHIPSFYANFYNSL; the protein is encoded by the coding sequence ATGTCCAGATCcagaaaaatattgtcattatGTCTGGAACCCAATGACCATCATAACACAGTAACTGATGACTTGTCTATTGTGGCGGAAGATACGCAACCAAAAGATGTAGAAGAAAATTGTGACACGTCAAATAAAGAGAATACATATCATATAAATGAACCTACTACACACATTCCCAACTTACAGGTAGAATGTAATAGAATAGAGAATGAAGACTGTAATTTGCAAGAACCCGAATCTACGGGTGAAGAAACAGACGATTCTGTTAAAGATCGTGATTATAAATTGTCTTCCAAAAAGCGTAGCAAGAATTTAGTAGTTTCTCGTCAGCGATCATCTAGTACTTCATCTACAAATTCCTCTTCGTCTAGTTCATCCTCATCTAGTTCATCTTCATCTAGTTCATCCTCTTCTGATACTCCTTCGTCTAATAGAAATTCTCCAACATCTACCTCTGTACTATTGTcacttaataaacaaacaaatcaagACAACAATGAATGCTTGCCTTCAACTTCCAaagaaattaacttaaatagtaTTCATTCTCCAATACCAAACGAGACCGTAGTACAGGGAAATTTCAATACACGTAAGAGACGCCGTGGAGAGGCACAATGGAAGCagaatataacaaaagttTTACGAAACTCTGGATTACCCTATCAAACGAAGTCCGGACGAAATATTTCtaagaaacaaatgaaaccAAGTTGTGGAGAAGGTTGTAGACTTAAATGCAGCTATTTTCTTACCGATGAAATAAGAATTCAAATCTTTGATTCTTATTGGGCTTTGAAAGATTTAGAGAAACAGAGACTATTCATTCACAAACACATACAACAGATAGAGATAAAGTTTCGGTCTACCAAAGCACAGAAAAATCGAAAAATCAACTATGCATTTTACTTTGAGGTTGAAGGTTCATTAAAAAGGGTTtgcaaaacaatgtttaaaaatacattggaTATTAATGATAGAACAATTAGAACTGTAACAGAGAAATCTACTGGAGGATTTTTGAAAGAAGATGAAAGAGGGAAACACGGTAAACATTATACTGTAGGTGACactataaaaaatgatataagAAATCATATAAAACGTATACCGAAAATTGAAAGTCATTATTTAAGAGCACAAACAACACGAGAATACATTGATGGAGGAAAGACTATATCTGACTTACATAGAGATTATGTGAATGAATGTAAACAAGATGGACGCAACTTTGGAAACTACGTAATGTACAGTCGTATTTTTAACGgtgaatttaatttaggattttttgtgccaaaaaaagACAGATGTGAATTATGTGTAGCTTATGAAAATGCAGTTCCCGAAAGTAAACTGTtgctcaaaaaaaaatatgatgaacATTTAGTGGACAAGGTTTTATCCAGGGAAGAAAAAAAGCGAGATAAAATAGCcctaaaagaaaacaaaaacctGATTGTATCTGTATACGATTTACAAGCAGTTTTACAGGTACCTCGTGGTgatgtttctgttttttattataagagcaaattaaataatatgaacttTACGATAAGCAAATTGAAAGCAGAAGAATcgggaaaaaagaaaaaaaggcaACAGACTGAAGACGATAGTTACAATGGAGACACTATTGTAAATAACAGTATTACCGATTGTTATTTTTGGCACGAGGGTCAGGGTAATCGGGGTTCAGATGAGATTGGTAGCTGTTtgcttaaatatatagaaaaagaaTTGCATGATTACGAGGGTGACCAACTAGctgatatagttttttattcggATAACTGTTGCggccaaaacaaaaataagtttattgttGGATTGTACATGTATGCAATATTGaagtttagtaatttaaattctattactCATAAATTTTTGATAGCCGGACATACGCAAAACGAAGGTGATGCCATACATTCGGTAAtcgaaaagcaaataaaacgtTCCTTGAAAACTGGTCCAATTTACGTGCCAAGTCAGtacgtacaaataattaaagaggCTAAGAAAACTGGGGAACCACTAAGAGTTAATGAACTATCACACaccgattttattaatttaaaaagattagttAGTGATCTAGGTATTACTACTTTAAATAAGCTAAAGATTTCTGAAGTTAAAATGATGATGATTACCAAAGCCGcaccaaatattttaaagtacaaaACGTCGTACACTGACATTGAATGGTCTGAAACTAATTTACTttctcgaaataaaaaaataatagttcctGATCTAAAGCAAGTTTATGCTGCTAAAATAGAGATTAAGGAACGGAAAAAGAATGACTTAATGACATTACTTCTTAACAACCACATTCCTAGTTTTTATGccaacttttataatagtttataa
- the LOC110992318 gene encoding uncharacterized protein LOC110992318, whose product MKPEEMQSEEKVTGDVIGDTAYSERFVLKILLKLANLDTLKDEILDQAFEEDLCTLWDMTAERDVVLFLLQHDVINLLSFAWPIIETPRIAEIMVGIIANMCCQKEAVINLLKLMPFVKSLVECIKGNDSLILIQLLRLINSSLFLASNDNIQIWLRLFIEVGYSKHLYFILKNSSQKDLLINALENLNTICTYCNIEALWSDFFGHFVSAEALESVIVGYIEITETHRDLCEKEQFERILLISIQIILNLVGFDKSVSIFNDNKNDALKMITITFQYYENKLVNCKEIDMDLVDIVDSTISVINALKINEISELDDYFMQSYKMWKTLHYMVDSQQVTENDHEDLVNVSKELQTSLSTLMFVYMEKCNEDNILRALDEINEDFDDVASFIENKCILNLVTERVSTYRTRLKEIVDC is encoded by the coding sequence ATGAAACCTGAAGAGATGCAATCGGAAGAAAAAGTCACAGGAGATGTCATAGGAGATACTGCCTATAGTGAACGGtttgttttaaagattttgttaaaattggCCAACCTTGACACGCTTAAAGATGAAATACTCGATCAGGCTTTTGAAGAGGACTTGTGCACTCTTTGGGACATGACAGCAGAAAGAGATGTGGTTCTATTTCTTCTACAGCATGATGTCATTAATCTCCTTAGTTTTGCTTGGCCTATCATTGAAACGCCACGCATTGCAGAAATTATGGTTGGCATTATTGCAAATATGTGTTGCCAAAAGGAAGCTGTAATAAATCTACTCAAACTTATGCCGTTTGTGAAATCTCTAGTAGAATGTATCAAAGGCAAtgatagtttaattttaattcaattattgcGTCTTATAAACTCAAGTCTTTTTCTTGCGAGTAAtgataatattcaaatttggttaagattatttatagaagTTGGCTACTCTAagcatttatatttcattctaAAGAACTCTTCACAGAAGGACCTACTTATTAATGCattggaaaatttaaatactatttgcacatattgtaatattgaaGCACTATGGTCAGACTTCTTTGGACATTTTGTAAGTGCTGAAGCTCTGGAAAGTGTAATCGTAGGATATATTGAGATTACTGAAACACATAGAGATTTATGTGAGAAGGAACAATTTGAACGGATACTCCTTAtaagtatacaaataattttgaaccTAGTTGGTTTTGACAAGTcagtttctatttttaatgacaACAAAAATGATGCACTGAAAATGATAACAATTACATTCcaatattatgaaaacaaaCTTGTTAACTGTAAGGAAATTGATATGGATCTTGTGGACATAGTTGATTCTACAATTTCTGTTATTAAtgctttgaaaataaatgaaataagtgaGCTTGATGATTATTTCATGCAAAGTTATAAAATGTGGAAAACTTTACACTACATGGTTGATAGTCAGCAAGTCACtgaaaatgatcatgaagaTCTAGTTAATGTGTCTAAGGAACTTCAAACTTCATTAAGTACTTTAATGTTTGTGTATATGGAAAAATGCAATGAAGACAATATACTTAGGGCTTTAGATGAAATTAATGAAGACTTTGATGATGTTGCatcatttattgaaaataaatgtattttgaatttagtcACAGAGAGAGTTTCTACTTATCGAACAAGGTTGAAGGAAATTGTTGATTGTTAA